ACGTATGAGGAGACTGGCACTCCGTTAACAGAGGAGTCCTCCAGTATGTAAGAAACACGGGCATTCTGGTTCCAGTCAGCGTCTCTGGCTTTCACTGTGAATACAGAGAGACctggtgtgttgttttctacaatGTAGGCCTCATATATGCTCCTCTCAAAGACAGGCGCGTTGTCATTTACGTCAGAGACCTGTAAGGTGAGAGTGACgctgctggagagggagggcaCTCCCTCATCAGAGCAGGTCACTGTGATATTATATCGAGAAGCGAGCTCTCTGTCTAAAGCGACCTCTGTAATCAAGGTATAAAATCCATTTagtgttgtttgtattttgaaagGAATGTTATTGTCTATGTTACACTGCACCTTTCCATTATTCTCCGAATCTGGGTCACTTATGCTCAACATTGCAATTACAGTGTTTGGAGGCGAGTCCTCAAGAACAGATTCAGATTGAGAAACAATGTTTATGTGAGGATTATTGTCATTTATATCAATAACGTCCACTATCACCTTCGTGGAATCAGAGAGTCCCCCGCTGTCTGTAACCTCAATATCGATCTGataaacatttgctttttcaTAATCTATTTCACCGATTAGGACAATTTCACCACTTTTCGAGTCAAtcttaaataattcatataaaaGCCGTTTGCTGGGAGATATCAGATATGATAATTCTCCGTTCGAGCCAATATCTTTATCAGAGGCACTGACAGTCGTTACGCTGGTGCCTTTCGGAGAATTCTCGAGTATTTTTGCTCTGTACAGCGGTTTAGCGAATGTGGGTGCGTTGTCGTTAACATCCAATACGTTGATAAATATCTGCATTGTCCCTGACATCTGCGGCTCTCCTCCATCTATTGCAGTGAGTAACAACGAAATGTGATTCTGCTTTTCTCGATCCAGAGGCTTCTGCAGCACCATCTCTGCCTTTTTACTCCCGTCTGCCTGGTTTTCTAGTTTCAATGCAAAGTTATCTGTTGGAGTAAGTGCGTAATGTTGTAAGCCATTAATACCGATGTCGGAATCAATAGCTTTCTGTAATACGAATTTCGATCCTATAACGGCGGACTCGCTGATTTCAAAGCGTTTTTCTGCGTTTGTAAAACTAGGAGTATTGTCGTTTATATCTGTAATCTCCACAGTAACACGGAACAACTCCATTGGATTTTCCAGAATTAACTGGAAATGTAAAGCACAAGGCGTCGTCTCTCCACATAAAGCCTCTCTGTCTATCCTCTCTTGTATAAGGAGGACTCCCCGTTCTTTATTCAGCCCGATGTACTGTGCACCGCCGCCCGTATACACCCGAGCTTTGCCTGATTTTAACCTTTTAAGATCTAAACCTAAATCGTGCGCTATGTTACCAACCACAGAGCCTTTGGCCATTTCTTCGGGGATGGAGTAGCTGACCTGCCCGACCACGTAGCTGAGACAGAGCACCGAGAGAAACAACAGTACTTGCCGTCTCATTGTTCTTTCCGACATCGATTCGTTTCCTGtatcattaaaagaaaaacgtcTCCGTTGCAGTCGATGTGAAGTTAGTGACAAAAAGAGGAATACGTCCAAAATCCAGCTATGCAAAGCTCAGCAATGTGTCCGGTAAAACCTTTGTCAAGGCGTTTTATGAGCGCAGACTGTTCACTCTGCCTTTCTCTGATTGTGCCCAACGTATCGACTCGAAGAGgcaggacacagacacaaataacaTGTAGTTATACAGCAACTCGTTTGCCAACAGCGACCCTTTGAGTTGACTGAGCAAATTACAtgtaatatgaataaataaagtccaAAGTCACACTGTCAAACGAGCGAGAAAAAAACGGAGTAAATTGAACTCTTAAATAACTACTTTAATATTCTCAAATAAATACTTTGATGG
The Hippoglossus stenolepis isolate QCI-W04-F060 chromosome 7, HSTE1.2, whole genome shotgun sequence genome window above contains:
- the LOC118111996 gene encoding protocadherin gamma-A11 isoform X21; amino-acid sequence: MSERTMRRQVLLFLSVLCLSYVVGQVSYSIPEEMAKGSVVGNIAHDLGLDLKRLKSGKARVYTGGGAQYIGLNKERGVLLIQERIDREALCGETTPCALHFQLILENPMELFRVTVEITDINDNTPSFTNAEKRFEISESAVIGSKFVLQKAIDSDIGINGLQHYALTPTDNFALKLENQADGSKKAEMVLQKPLDREKQNHISLLLTAIDGGEPQMSGTMQIFINVLDVNDNAPTFAKPLYRAKILENSPKGTSVTTVSASDKDIGSNGELSYLISPSKRLLYELFKIDSKSGEIVLIGEIDYEKANVYQIDIEVTDSGGLSDSTKVIVDVIDINDNNPHINIVSQSESVLEDSPPNTVIAMLSISDPDSENNGKVQCNIDNNIPFKIQTTLNGFYTLITEVALDRELASRYNITVTCSDEGVPSLSSSVTLTLQVSDVNDNAPVFERSIYEAYIVENNTPGLSVFTVKARDADWNQNARVSYILEDSSVNGVPVSSYVSVSADSGVIHAVRSFDYEQIKDFHLRVKAQDGGSPPLSSNVTVKILIQDQNDNPPQVLYPVQTGGSLVAELVPRSADVGYLVTKVVAVDVDSGQNAWLSYKLQKATDRALFEVGSQNGEIRTIRQVTDKDAVKQRLSVIVEDNGQPSRSATVVVNVAVADSFPEVLSEFTDFTHDKEYNDNLTFYLVLALAVVSFLFITCVVVIISVKIYRWRQSRVLYHSNLPVIPYYPPRYSDTLGTGTLQHVYNYEVCRTTDSRKSDCKFGGAGSQNVLIMDPSSTGTMQRIQIEKNILDEPDSPLEQKPPNNDWRFTQGQRPGPSGATGGPEVAMGTGPWPQPPTEAEQLQALMAAANEVSEATATLGPGTMGLSTRYSPQFTLQHVPDYRQNVYIPGSTATLTSNPQQQQQQQQATAQQAAQQALPPPQASAQPEPPKAAQTPASKKKSTKKEKK
- the LOC118111996 gene encoding protocadherin beta-16 isoform X8, whose amino-acid sequence is MSERTMRRQVLLFLSVLCLSYVVGQVSYSIPEEMAKGSVVGNIAHDLGLDLKRLKSGKARVYTGGGAQYIGLNKERGVLLIQERIDREALCGETTPCALHFQLILENPMELFRVTVEITDINDNTPSFTNAEKRFEISESAVIGSKFVLQKAIDSDIGINGLQHYALTPTDNFALKLENQADGSKKAEMVLQKPLDREKQNHISLLLTAIDGGEPQMSGTMQIFINVLDVNDNAPTFAKPLYRAKILENSPKGTSVTTVSASDKDIGSNGELSYLISPSKRLLYELFKIDSKSGEIVLIGEIDYEKANVYQIDIEVTDSGGLSDSTKVIVDVIDINDNNPHINIVSQSESVLEDSPPNTVIAMLSISDPDSENNGKVQCNIDNNIPFKIQTTLNGFYTLITEVALDRELASRYNITVTCSDEGVPSLSSSVTLTLQVSDVNDNAPVFERSIYEAYIVENNTPGLSVFTVKARDADWNQNARVSYILEDSSVNGVPVSSYVSVSADSGVIHAVRSFDYEQIKDFHLRVKAQDGGSPPLSSNVTVKILIQDQNDNPPQVLYPVQTGGSLVAELVPRSADVGYLVTKVVAVDVDSGQNAWLSYKLQKATDRALFEVGSQNGEIRTIRQVTDKDAVKQRLSVIVEDNGQPSRSATVVVNVAVADSFPEVLSEFTDFTHDKEYNDNLTFYLVLALAVVSFLFITCVVVIISVKIYRWRQSRVLYHSNLPVIPYYPPRYSDTLGTGTLQHVYNYEVCRTTDSRKSDCKFGGAGSQNVLIMDPSSTGTMQRIQIEKNILDEPDSPLEQKPPNNDWRFTQGQRPGPSGPHMPYGTHIRWTPNNGNRATGGPEVAMGTGPWPQPPTEAEQLQALMAAANEVSEATATLGPGTMGLSTRYSPQFTLQHVPDYRQNVYIPGSTATLTSNPQQQQQQQQATAQQAAQQALPPPQASAQPEPPKAAQTPASKKKSTKKEKK